In Acinetobacter sp. C32I, one genomic interval encodes:
- a CDS encoding Do family serine endopeptidase has protein sequence MKSRYLQQGMYAAVFTIAASQVNAAAPVDFSNLVEQVSPAVVSVNVVKKMTQEELLQQQVPEILRRFFGNQVIIPQQQGPQEKTAFGSAFFIGKDGYLLTNRHVIADASRISITLNDRRELDATLVGSDERTDIALLKVNGNNFPELKVGDVNQLRVGEPVLAIGSPFGFDYSASAGIVSAKSRNMSGETSVPFIQTDAALNPGNSGGPLFNQRGEVVGVNSRIFSGTGGYMGLSFSIPIDVAMDVVQQLKTTGKVTRSYLGIMMQDIDRNLAEAYKLPKPEGSLITQVAPKSPAEKAGLKSGDVILKANGAPISRTSDLLYSLNRIAPNQTVQLEILRDDKTRTISATLGTAPDDTAADADKNNPTSGLGMSIRDLSAAEQARLEVRGGILIQDVKRGGTASLSNLVAGDVIVQVNGTAITNSQQFAKTVSALPKNSVARVTIIRQGQRAILGLRLP, from the coding sequence ATGAAAAGTCGCTATTTACAACAAGGAATGTATGCTGCGGTATTTACGATAGCAGCATCTCAAGTCAATGCTGCTGCGCCAGTAGATTTTTCAAACCTCGTTGAGCAGGTCAGTCCTGCTGTTGTGAGTGTCAACGTTGTAAAGAAAATGACTCAGGAAGAGTTATTGCAACAACAAGTCCCTGAAATTTTAAGACGTTTTTTTGGTAATCAAGTGATTATCCCGCAACAGCAGGGGCCACAAGAAAAAACTGCATTCGGAAGTGCATTCTTTATCGGGAAAGATGGTTATTTGCTGACGAATCGACATGTGATTGCCGATGCATCTCGTATCAGTATTACGCTGAATGACCGTCGTGAACTTGATGCGACACTTGTAGGCAGTGATGAGCGTACCGATATCGCCTTACTCAAAGTCAATGGAAATAATTTCCCTGAGTTGAAAGTGGGTGATGTGAATCAGCTTCGAGTAGGTGAACCTGTACTCGCGATTGGTTCGCCATTTGGGTTTGACTATTCAGCGTCGGCGGGTATTGTCAGCGCGAAATCACGTAATATGAGTGGTGAGACGTCAGTTCCGTTTATTCAAACTGATGCAGCGCTTAACCCTGGTAACTCGGGTGGTCCATTATTCAACCAGCGTGGTGAAGTTGTTGGTGTGAACTCACGTATCTTCAGTGGTACGGGGGGGTATATGGGCTTATCATTCTCAATCCCAATTGATGTGGCGATGGATGTCGTACAACAATTGAAAACGACTGGTAAAGTCACCCGCTCTTATCTTGGTATTATGATGCAAGATATTGATCGTAACTTGGCGGAAGCTTATAAGTTGCCGAAACCAGAAGGTTCGTTGATTACTCAAGTCGCACCAAAGTCTCCAGCTGAAAAAGCAGGCTTGAAATCAGGTGATGTGATTTTAAAAGCCAATGGTGCACCAATCTCTCGTACCAGTGATTTGCTTTATTCACTTAACCGTATTGCGCCGAACCAAACGGTTCAACTGGAAATTCTACGTGATGATAAAACACGTACAATTTCTGCAACATTGGGTACTGCACCAGATGACACTGCTGCTGATGCTGATAAAAATAACCCAACCAGTGGTTTAGGCATGAGTATCCGTGATTTAAGCGCAGCTGAACAAGCGCGTTTGGAAGTGCGCGGTGGTATCTTGATTCAAGATGTGAAGCGTGGTGGTACTGCATCTTTATCAAATCTGGTTGCGGGGGACGTGATTGTACAAGTGAATGGTACGGCGATTACCAATAGCCAACAGTTTGCAAAAACAGTTTCTGCCTTGCCAAAAAATAGCGTTGCGCGGGTAACGATTATTCGTCAAGGTCAACGTGCAATTCTTGGATTGCGTTTACCTTAA
- a CDS encoding thioesterase family protein has translation MSTIFDLKIQVQPKHIDVLGHVNNVMYIQWMQDVASAHIETLGLGLAQYLELKHAMVAVEHHVQYRKAALEGEEVILRTWLDDINALYSFRQYAFYRPKDQSILFVGNTKWACIEIETGRPKRMSPSFTQAYQPIAADLDPMDFSVNYFE, from the coding sequence ATGAGTACAATTTTTGATTTAAAAATACAGGTTCAACCTAAACATATTGATGTATTGGGTCATGTCAATAACGTCATGTATATCCAATGGATGCAAGATGTTGCTTCAGCACATATCGAGACATTGGGTTTAGGCCTAGCCCAATATTTAGAGCTGAAACATGCCATGGTCGCGGTTGAACATCATGTGCAATATCGTAAAGCCGCACTGGAAGGTGAGGAAGTCATTTTACGGACATGGTTAGATGATATTAATGCACTCTATTCATTTCGCCAGTATGCTTTCTATCGTCCTAAAGATCAGAGCATCTTATTTGTTGGTAATACCAAATGGGCATGTATTGAAATTGAGACGGGTCGTCCAAAGCGAATGTCGCCGAGTTTTACCCAAGCTTATCAACCGATTGCTGCGGACTTAGATCCAATGGACTTTAGTGTGAATTATTTTGAATAG